From Paenibacillus physcomitrellae, the proteins below share one genomic window:
- a CDS encoding alpha-glycosidase yields the protein MQLEAFYHVSRDKWAYAYDPETIHLRVQTKRDDVDQVLVWTGDKYNWDGTFEELAMEKAAHDDLFDYWEIEVHPKFKRLSYLFKLVSGDETVFANDKGLHGCPPYPPGGNYEIAYLHEIDVLKVPEWAKKAVFYQIMPERFANGDPSNDPEQTADWGDQPQIDNFYGGDLQGVLDQLDYLTELGINAVYFTPLFTSPSYHKYDIVDYKQVDPHFGDNQLLKDVVKACHERGIRVMLDAVFNHCSEQFPPFQDVLAKGDQSPYRDWFHVREFPLEIRDGIPTYETFGFYANMPKFNTSNPEVKKYLLGVADYWIREVELDGWRLDVADEIDHHFWRDFRKVVKSANPEAYIVGEVWSDSLTWLQGDQFDSVMNYPFSDKVLEFFNGGMDGYSFANSMGSLLMRYPQQTNEVIFNMLCSHDTPRLLTRLGLDKRKLKLSVVFLFTYIGTPCIFYGDEIGLSGEGDPDCRKPMQWDTSQQDRELFDFYKLMIDLRKKYDALRKGRFRFLQAEPDNPCIIYERADHHTHFTIWMNNTPEYQVLSHPMETSDWRDALTGETVKPSNGMMNVGLDPFGYRILYRKIKP from the coding sequence ATGCAGCTGGAAGCTTTTTATCATGTTTCAAGGGATAAATGGGCCTATGCATATGATCCCGAAACGATCCATTTGCGTGTGCAGACCAAACGGGACGATGTAGATCAGGTACTGGTTTGGACAGGAGACAAATACAATTGGGACGGCACCTTTGAAGAATTGGCCATGGAGAAAGCGGCCCATGACGATCTGTTCGACTATTGGGAGATCGAAGTGCACCCCAAATTCAAGCGTTTATCTTATTTATTTAAACTGGTGTCGGGGGATGAAACCGTCTTTGCCAATGATAAAGGTTTGCATGGCTGCCCCCCTTATCCGCCCGGAGGCAATTATGAAATTGCTTACCTGCATGAAATCGACGTCTTAAAAGTCCCGGAATGGGCTAAGAAAGCTGTGTTCTATCAAATTATGCCCGAGCGCTTCGCGAACGGCGATCCTTCCAATGACCCGGAGCAGACCGCTGATTGGGGTGATCAGCCGCAGATCGATAACTTTTATGGAGGAGATTTGCAGGGGGTTCTTGATCAGCTGGACTATTTAACCGAATTGGGTATTAATGCGGTGTATTTTACTCCTCTGTTTACCTCCCCTTCTTACCACAAATACGATATCGTCGATTACAAGCAGGTTGACCCCCACTTCGGCGATAACCAGCTGCTGAAGGATGTCGTCAAGGCCTGTCATGAGCGCGGAATCCGGGTCATGCTGGATGCGGTGTTCAACCACTGCAGCGAGCAGTTCCCGCCTTTCCAGGACGTACTGGCCAAAGGGGATCAATCCCCTTACCGGGACTGGTTTCACGTCCGTGAATTTCCGCTTGAAATTCGGGATGGCATCCCCACCTATGAAACGTTTGGTTTTTATGCTAATATGCCCAAATTTAACACCTCCAACCCCGAAGTTAAAAAGTACCTGCTGGGCGTCGCCGATTATTGGATTCGCGAAGTCGAGCTGGACGGCTGGAGGCTGGATGTAGCCGATGAAATTGACCACCATTTCTGGCGGGATTTCCGTAAGGTCGTCAAGAGCGCCAATCCGGAGGCCTATATCGTCGGCGAAGTGTGGAGCGACTCCTTGACTTGGCTTCAAGGTGACCAGTTTGACTCGGTAATGAACTATCCTTTCTCGGATAAAGTGCTTGAGTTCTTTAACGGGGGGATGGACGGGTACAGCTTTGCCAACTCCATGGGTTCCCTGTTGATGCGTTATCCCCAGCAGACGAACGAAGTCATCTTTAATATGCTTTGCAGTCACGATACTCCCCGGCTGTTGACCCGGCTTGGATTGGACAAAAGAAAGCTAAAGCTGTCCGTTGTCTTCTTGTTCACGTATATCGGCACACCGTGCATCTTCTATGGCGATGAAATCGGGCTGTCCGGCGAAGGCGATCCCGATTGCCGCAAACCGATGCAGTGGGACACGAGCCAGCAGGACCGGGAACTTTTCGACTTCTACAAGCTGATGATTGATCTTCGCAAAAAATATGACGCCCTGCGCAAAGGCCGCTTCCGCTTCCTGCAGGCCGAGCCTGACAATCCGTGCATCATCTACGAGCGGGCGGATCATCACACCCATTTTACGATTTGGATGAACAACACTCCTGAATACCAGGTGCTCAGCCACCCTATGGAGACTAGTGATTGGCGGGATGCCTTAACCGGCGAAACCGTGAAACCCAGTAACGGGATGATGAATGTTGGGCTTGATCCGTTTGGGTATCGTATTTTGTACCGCAAGATCAAGCCTTGA
- the glgA gene encoding glycogen synthase GlgA yields the protein MKICFAAAEGTPFVKTGGLADVIGALPKALLKEGHDVRLIMPKHKMIPDSFKQDMVHVGTTSVYVGWREKYCGVEMLTYEGIKVYFIDNEDYFAREGIYGYGDDGERFAYFSRAVLDILPVIDFQPDVIHVHDWHTGPVPLLLRHHYGLNPFYADIKTVFTVHNLLYQGIFPYEVLGDLLGLPNSYFTPEGVEYYGNVNYMKAGLVFADHVTTVSPTYAQEIQTSFYGYGLDGLLRSISGRLSGIVNGIDTKLYNPATDKALPVTYRSNLTKKRENKAKLQEELGLPVAPDIPLLSMVTRLVEPKGLDLVLRILDELLYFDDVQIVVLGTGDPAYEQWFREAAYRQPQKLSAQIRFDDSLSRRIYAGSDMFLMPSKFEPCGISQLLALRYGSIPIVRETGGLNDTVKAYNEFEGEGNGFTFTHYNAHDLLYTIRRAIQFYHQPEHWKKIVKNAFSGDYSWSVSAGEYAEIYRQISGFEAAAGEE from the coding sequence ATGAAGATATGTTTTGCAGCAGCAGAAGGAACCCCTTTTGTCAAAACGGGCGGACTTGCCGACGTAATCGGTGCATTGCCCAAAGCTTTATTAAAGGAAGGACATGATGTCCGTCTGATCATGCCTAAACACAAAATGATACCGGACAGCTTTAAGCAGGACATGGTCCATGTAGGAACAACAAGTGTTTATGTAGGCTGGCGGGAGAAATATTGCGGTGTAGAGATGCTGACCTACGAAGGGATCAAGGTTTATTTCATCGATAACGAAGACTATTTCGCGAGGGAAGGGATTTACGGGTACGGTGATGACGGAGAGCGTTTTGCCTACTTCAGCAGAGCTGTGCTGGATATTCTTCCGGTCATTGATTTCCAGCCTGATGTGATTCATGTGCACGATTGGCATACAGGACCTGTTCCGCTGCTGCTTCGCCATCATTATGGACTTAATCCTTTCTATGCAGACATCAAGACGGTATTTACCGTACATAATTTGCTTTATCAAGGGATATTTCCTTATGAAGTATTGGGGGATCTGCTGGGGCTGCCGAACAGCTATTTTACGCCGGAGGGAGTGGAATATTACGGCAACGTGAATTACATGAAAGCCGGACTGGTGTTTGCGGATCATGTTACTACGGTTAGTCCGACCTATGCGCAGGAAATCCAGACATCCTTCTACGGGTACGGACTTGACGGACTGCTGCGCTCCATCAGCGGGCGGTTATCCGGCATCGTCAACGGTATTGATACCAAGCTGTATAATCCTGCTACGGATAAAGCTTTGCCGGTTACCTATCGCAGCAATCTGACCAAGAAACGTGAAAACAAGGCTAAGCTGCAGGAAGAACTGGGTCTTCCAGTTGCTCCGGATATACCGCTGCTCAGCATGGTGACACGTTTGGTTGAGCCCAAAGGACTGGATTTGGTTCTTCGTATTCTGGATGAGCTGCTTTATTTTGATGACGTCCAGATCGTGGTCCTCGGCACAGGGGATCCTGCATATGAACAGTGGTTCCGTGAAGCGGCCTATCGTCAGCCTCAAAAGTTGTCCGCCCAAATCCGGTTTGACGACAGTCTGTCGCGTCGGATCTATGCGGGGTCTGACATGTTCCTGATGCCATCCAAATTCGAACCGTGTGGGATCAGTCAACTGCTGGCACTCCGTTACGGCAGCATTCCTATTGTCCGTGAAACAGGAGGGCTTAACGATACCGTCAAGGCCTATAATGAGTTCGAGGGTGAAGGAAACGGGTTTACGTTCACCCATTACAATGCCCATGATTTGCTTTATACGATCCGCCGGGCGATTCAATTTTACCATCAGCCTGAGCATTGGAAGAAAATCGTCAAAAACGCCTTCTCCGGCGATTACAGCTGGAGTGTATCGGCAGGCGAATATGCGGAGATTTATCGGCAGATTAGCGGGTTTGAAGCAGCAGCGGGCGAAGAGTGA